The genomic stretch AAGCACGGTATTATGTTTTGCATTATTAACGTCTTGTGTGGAACAAAAAAATCATCAAAAAAATATGGACGAAAAATTCTCTGACAGTATTGCAATATCCGACAACGTTGATACCGCAACATTCGGAACAGGTTGTTTTTGGTGTACCGAAGCTATTTTTCAAAGGCTGAAAGGCGTTGAAAAAGTAGTAAGCGGTTACAGCGGCGGTACGATTCCCAACCCGACTTACGAAGAGGTTTGTACGGGTACAACCGGCTATGCAGAGGTATGCCAGATTTTTTATAACCCGTCCGAAATTTCTTTTGATGAATTGCTGAAAGTTTTTTGGCAAACGCACGACCCGACTACCTTAAACCGTCAGGGAAATGATGTAGGACCGCAATACAGAAGCGTAGTTTTCTTTCATAACGAAGAACAAAAAAATAAAGCTGAAAAATACAAAACAGAGCTAAATAAAAGCGGCGCTTGGGCAAACCCTGTTGTAACGGCAATAGAACCGTACAGCAATTTTTATTCGGCAGAAAATTATCA from Arachidicoccus sp. BS20 encodes the following:
- the msrA gene encoding peptide-methionine (S)-S-oxide reductase MsrA produces the protein MTTRLITSTVLCFALLTSCVEQKNHQKNMDEKFSDSIAISDNVDTATFGTGCFWCTEAIFQRLKGVEKVVSGYSGGTIPNPTYEEVCTGTTGYAEVCQIFYNPSEISFDELLKVFWQTHDPTTLNRQGNDVGPQYRSVVFFHNEEQKNKAEKYKTELNKSGAWANPVVTAIEPYSNFYSAENYHQNYYNNNPRQMYCQYVIKPKLEKFEKVFKNELK